One genomic region from Streptomyces sp. NBC_00457 encodes:
- a CDS encoding lytic polysaccharide monooxygenase, protein MSRMTAYRRALGAVAVAPFLLPLWAAGPAQAHGAPTDPVSRVYACSPEGGDAAGSAACEAAVGANGAPFTAWDNLRIANVNGRDRQTVPDGQLCSGGLPAYRGLDLARSDWPSTNLKPGAALTMRYVSTIPHTGTFRLYLTKQGYDPSKPLTWSDLPSQPFAEVTDPALTDGAYRITGTLPSDRTGRHVLYTIWQNTSTADTYYSCSDVVFPASGRGGSAATPKAPGSASPADKSASPAEKSPAKKSKAPSPTPTRSSAPPSPTAPATPQTPDSTPLASTPDADSGPSAPMVAGGAATVLVLIGGAALALRLRRR, encoded by the coding sequence ATGTCCCGGATGACCGCATACCGCAGAGCCCTGGGGGCCGTAGCCGTGGCCCCGTTCCTTCTTCCTCTCTGGGCGGCGGGACCGGCACAGGCGCACGGTGCGCCCACGGATCCGGTGAGCCGGGTGTACGCCTGCTCCCCCGAGGGCGGCGACGCGGCCGGTTCGGCGGCCTGCGAGGCGGCCGTCGGCGCGAACGGCGCTCCCTTCACCGCCTGGGACAACCTGCGGATCGCGAACGTGAACGGCCGGGACCGGCAGACCGTCCCCGACGGGCAGCTGTGCAGCGGCGGCCTGCCCGCGTACCGGGGGCTCGACCTGGCCCGCTCCGACTGGCCGTCGACGAACCTGAAGCCGGGCGCCGCGCTGACGATGCGGTACGTCTCGACGATCCCGCACACCGGCACGTTCCGGCTCTATCTGACGAAGCAGGGCTACGACCCGTCGAAGCCGCTCACCTGGTCCGACCTGCCGTCGCAACCGTTCGCCGAGGTGACGGACCCGGCCCTGACGGACGGCGCGTACCGGATCACCGGGACGCTGCCGTCCGACCGGACGGGGCGGCATGTGCTGTACACGATCTGGCAGAACACCAGTACCGCGGACACGTACTACTCGTGCTCGGACGTGGTGTTCCCGGCGTCCGGGCGGGGCGGGAGCGCGGCGACGCCGAAAGCGCCGGGTTCGGCGTCGCCTGCCGACAAGTCGGCATCGCCTGCCGAGAAGAGCCCTGCCAAGAAGAGCAAGGCCCCGTCGCCGACGCCCACCCGGAGCAGCGCACCGCCGAGCCCGACGGCCCCCGCCACCCCGCAGACCCCGGACAGCACCCCGCTCGCCTCCACCCCCGACGCCGACTCGGGCCCCTCGGCCCCGATGGTGGCGGGCGGCGCCGCGACGGTGTTGGTGCTCATCGGCGGCGCCGCCCTGGCCCTGCGTCTGCGTCGGCGCTGA
- a CDS encoding Tat pathway signal sequence domain protein gives MRTRTLLTLATAVAALTLPAAVPAAAADTPVLTTGGLAGTPVAVGDVLTAPLASGTKATLYSSATGTSGISCAESQFTATVTDNPTAPGTATESVTGHTFNSGSCTTNVVGVLGVTSISVDNLPYTTSVSSDGSLTVTPASGSAIQTTVVLRTLLGSITCVYQAPSLTGRADNTDNSIAFTAQQFTKVSGSSLCFANGYFTAKYAPVTDAGALVYVN, from the coding sequence ATGCGTACGCGAACCCTGCTCACCCTGGCCACCGCCGTCGCAGCCCTCACCCTCCCGGCCGCCGTCCCCGCCGCCGCGGCCGACACCCCGGTCCTCACCACCGGCGGCCTCGCCGGCACGCCCGTCGCCGTCGGAGATGTCCTCACCGCACCGCTGGCCAGTGGCACCAAGGCCACCCTCTACTCCAGCGCGACCGGCACCAGTGGTATCTCCTGCGCGGAGTCGCAGTTCACCGCGACCGTCACCGACAACCCCACCGCGCCCGGCACCGCCACGGAGTCGGTCACGGGCCACACCTTCAACAGCGGCAGCTGCACCACCAATGTCGTCGGCGTGCTCGGCGTCACCAGCATCTCCGTCGACAACCTGCCCTACACGACGTCCGTGTCCTCCGACGGCAGCCTCACCGTGACCCCGGCGAGTGGCTCCGCGATCCAGACCACGGTCGTGCTGCGCACCCTTCTGGGCAGCATCACCTGCGTCTACCAGGCCCCCAGCCTGACCGGCAGGGCGGACAACACCGACAACAGCATCGCTTTCACCGCCCAGCAGTTCACCAAGGTGTCCGGCTCATCGCTCTGCTTCGCCAACGGCTACTTCACCGCCAAGTACGCCCCCGTGACCGACGCGGGCGCGCTCGTCTACGTCAACTGA
- a CDS encoding DUF6230 family protein yields the protein MTPPSDVSSSADHTPENPESGSTTTTAEPHRRGRVRLRRAAVMAVPATLVTAALAVLTAEGALGVQFAISGMPFTVTATELNGTGFEQFGGLDNMAPGSPNAGDTGGQVLVVTSAIKDATLTSLCQSVDLGGTNLLIKAGSGAEKVHARDLTTDSTELSGDAAFKNIEIGNDASTLTKAGVKGPIGVFSQQADTVRIKNLRQTNYATTAGVFKLPGLKLSFSSQGC from the coding sequence ATGACCCCGCCCTCGGACGTCTCGTCGTCCGCCGACCACACCCCCGAGAACCCCGAAAGCGGTTCCACCACCACCACCGCCGAGCCGCACAGACGCGGCCGGGTCCGGCTGCGCCGGGCCGCGGTGATGGCGGTACCCGCCACGCTGGTCACCGCCGCGCTCGCGGTGCTCACCGCCGAAGGGGCGCTGGGCGTGCAGTTCGCGATCTCCGGCATGCCCTTCACCGTCACGGCGACCGAGCTCAACGGCACCGGTTTCGAGCAGTTCGGCGGCCTCGACAACATGGCGCCGGGCAGCCCGAACGCGGGCGACACCGGCGGACAGGTCCTGGTCGTCACGTCCGCGATCAAGGACGCGACGCTCACCAGCCTGTGTCAGAGCGTCGATCTCGGCGGTACGAACCTGCTGATCAAGGCGGGCAGTGGTGCGGAGAAGGTGCATGCGCGCGACCTGACCACCGACTCGACCGAGCTGTCCGGTGACGCCGCCTTCAAGAACATCGAGATCGGCAACGACGCGAGTACGTTGACCAAGGCGGGGGTGAAGGGGCCGATCGGGGTGTTCAGCCAGCAGGCCGACACCGTGCGCATCAAGAATCTGCGGCAGACCAACTACGCCACCACCGCAGGGGTGTTCAAGCTTCCCGGCCTGAAGCTCAGCTTCAGCAGCCAGGGTTGCTGA
- a CDS encoding DUF6114 domain-containing protein → MSGWRAGRPFWGGLLLVLGGVWVLLTMKASLEVMLHVGMQGVAGYLLPALMVLLGLLVLFNPAQRLFYSITGVLVSLGTWMTSNLGGFFVGLLLGVVGSCLVFGWLPDQEPRQVWRVRVGGGWSRSSPRP, encoded by the coding sequence ATGTCGGGGTGGCGGGCCGGTCGGCCGTTCTGGGGCGGGTTGCTGCTTGTGCTGGGCGGGGTGTGGGTCCTGCTCACGATGAAGGCGTCGCTGGAGGTCATGCTGCATGTGGGGATGCAGGGGGTGGCCGGGTATCTGCTGCCTGCGCTGATGGTGCTGCTGGGGTTGCTGGTGCTGTTCAATCCGGCGCAGCGGTTGTTCTATTCGATCACCGGGGTGCTGGTGTCGCTGGGGACCTGGATGACGTCGAACCTGGGTGGCTTCTTTGTGGGGCTGCTGTTGGGTGTGGTGGGGAGTTGTCTTGTGTTCGGGTGGCTGCCGGATCAGGAGCCGCGGCAGGTTTGGCGGGTGCGGGTCGGTGGGGGCTGGTCGCGCAGTTCCCCGCGCCCCTAA
- a CDS encoding SAM-dependent methyltransferase, whose protein sequence is MTTERIDTEHAHSARIYDYIIGGNDHYPADREAGDAMVREWPALPVHMRANRDFMNRAVRYLAQEAGIRQFLDIGTGIPTSPNIHEIAQAAAPGARVVYVDNDPLVLALSEGMVSGTAEGRVSYIEADMREPAAVLDAPAFRDTLDLGEPVALTVIAIVHFLLDEDDAVGIVRRLLEPLPAGSFLAMSIGTAEFAPEEVGRVAREYAARGMPMRLRTHAEAEEFFAGLELVEPGIVQVHKWRPDGTGTEVVRDEDIAMYGAVARKAS, encoded by the coding sequence TTGACCACCGAACGCATCGACACCGAGCACGCTCACTCCGCTCGGATCTACGACTACATCATCGGCGGGAACGACCACTATCCGGCCGACCGGGAAGCCGGTGATGCCATGGTCCGGGAGTGGCCTGCGTTGCCTGTTCATATGCGGGCCAACCGGGACTTCATGAACCGGGCGGTGCGGTATCTGGCTCAGGAGGCGGGGATACGGCAGTTCCTGGACATCGGGACGGGCATACCGACCTCGCCGAACATCCATGAGATCGCCCAGGCGGCGGCTCCCGGGGCGCGGGTGGTGTACGTCGACAACGATCCGCTCGTGCTCGCGCTGTCGGAGGGGATGGTGTCGGGTACGGCGGAGGGCAGGGTGTCGTACATCGAGGCGGACATGCGGGAACCGGCGGCCGTGCTCGACGCCCCGGCGTTCCGGGACACGCTCGATCTCGGTGAGCCGGTCGCGCTGACGGTGATCGCGATCGTGCACTTCCTGCTGGACGAGGACGACGCCGTGGGGATCGTACGGCGGCTGCTGGAACCGCTTCCCGCGGGCAGTTTTCTCGCGATGTCCATCGGTACGGCCGAGTTCGCGCCGGAGGAGGTCGGGCGGGTGGCGCGGGAGTACGCGGCTCGCGGTATGCCGATGCGGCTGCGGACGCACGCCGAGGCCGAGGAGTTCTTCGCGGGGCTCGAGCTCGTCGAGCCGGGCATCGTCCAGGTCCACAAGTGGCGCCCGGACGGCACGGGCACCGAGGTGGTCCGGGACGAGGACATCGCGATGTACGGGGCGGTGGCGCGCAAGGCGAGCTGA
- a CDS encoding substrate-binding domain-containing protein produces the protein MKTPPPSSRSSRPPRAAAVLAAACLLLAGCSGGDDAGSRADTAAAGGTGMKVALITHGAEGDVFWERVRKGAEAAAAKDDVDLTYVSDPDPAGQAELMRNAVRDKVDGIAVTLAKPGAMTGAVGEAKKAGIPVVGLNSGIDAWQSAGLLEYFGQDESVAGRAVGDKLDDLKAKHALCVIHERGNVALEARCAGVKKTFGGATQNLYVEGTDMTATSAAVTAALRQDRSIDEVVTNGARFALAAVGSVKEAGSAAKVATFDLDNDLVKAVESGSVQFAVDQQPYLQGYLAVDSLWLYRTNGNISGGGVAPVLTGPAIVSRANVGAVAGFAARGTR, from the coding sequence ATGAAGACTCCGCCTCCTTCCTCCCGTTCCTCACGTCCGCCTCGTGCCGCCGCCGTCCTGGCCGCCGCCTGTCTGCTGCTGGCCGGCTGCTCCGGGGGCGATGACGCCGGCAGCCGGGCGGACACGGCAGCGGCGGGCGGGACGGGGATGAAGGTCGCTCTGATCACCCACGGCGCGGAGGGCGACGTCTTCTGGGAGCGGGTGCGGAAGGGGGCCGAGGCGGCGGCCGCCAAGGACGACGTCGACCTCACCTACGTCAGCGACCCCGACCCGGCGGGCCAGGCCGAGCTGATGCGGAACGCGGTCCGGGACAAGGTCGACGGCATCGCGGTGACCCTGGCCAAGCCCGGGGCGATGACGGGTGCGGTCGGCGAGGCCAAGAAGGCGGGCATCCCCGTGGTCGGACTCAACTCCGGTATCGACGCCTGGCAGTCGGCGGGGCTCCTGGAGTACTTCGGCCAGGACGAGAGCGTCGCGGGCCGGGCCGTCGGCGACAAGCTGGACGACCTCAAGGCCAAGCACGCCCTGTGTGTCATCCACGAACGCGGCAACGTCGCCCTGGAGGCGCGCTGCGCCGGGGTGAAGAAGACGTTCGGCGGCGCGACGCAGAACCTCTATGTGGAGGGCACCGACATGACCGCGACCTCCGCCGCCGTCACGGCCGCGCTCCGCCAGGACCGGAGCATCGACGAAGTGGTCACCAATGGCGCGCGGTTCGCGCTCGCCGCGGTCGGCTCGGTGAAGGAGGCGGGCAGCGCCGCGAAGGTGGCGACGTTCGACCTCGACAACGACCTGGTCAAGGCCGTGGAGAGCGGTTCCGTGCAGTTCGCGGTGGACCAGCAGCCGTATCTGCAGGGGTATCTCGCCGTGGACTCCCTGTGGCTGTACCGGACGAACGGCAACATCAGCGGCGGCGGTGTGGCCCCGGTGCTCACCGGTCCGGCGATCGTCTCCCGGGCGAACGTCGGCGCGGTGGCCGGCTTCGCCGCCAGGGGCACGCGCTGA
- a CDS encoding sensor histidine kinase: MSPRTRSRRRIGSIRLSLILLALVPSVILTAMWGVTTTQMFTEGLRLRGQTELSRSTGAMGTEATLALQTERRLSAAWLAAPNGSRDALDAQRLKTDEAVAKLVGQNDEIERAPARISDRLTSVVGSLSSLEYYRGQVDEPTDITAQQALDQYSAIIDEQIHAFQALSQVDDGDLTAQAGPLVAVEHAAELASQEDARLTLAWPSGYLDEETWSRFAESVNTRRWLVEDQIVPQMSGDTKTQTERILQSREWQTLESLEDRVLAARADSAGARRIPLPDVREQWETAFAKLADEYGLLIKRQTAGLLDRSADTSDNLLITAGSLSAGGLLALLVCVWMSWRITRSLSRRLRGLRVATLGLAQERLPDVVARLNRGEKIDVEQATPPLDYGHDELGQVATAFNTAQRTAVHTAVELADTRRGFQKVILGIARQSQNLVNLQLTKLDALERAHQDPEILKGLYELDSTASQLRRYEENLVIISGERPGRTWTQPVALTDILRGAVGEVAEYQRVEVHTEEEVALAPPAVADVIHLLAELIDNATVYSPAPSPVGVRAALVAKGLAVEVEDRGLGMSEEDYASLNAQLAEPPQFDVVALADDLRLGMFVISRLAHRHGITVTLRSSPYGGTTAIVLIPHEVVVREVPGSDTDADADAVTEADADTDTDAGTDTVTSADSVTAADDIEHAEAPEPEEPVREPRPVVAARTASARTASASASAPTVSAPAADRRPGTGAPKDGLTPLPRRVPQTSLAAELREEAPAAEENGHADDFTAERAAASLAGFQRGTLRARDDGADEEPTAADTPQSSTPLAETPPADRS, from the coding sequence ATGTCTCCACGGACACGTTCCCGGCGCCGTATCGGCTCCATACGTCTCTCCCTGATCCTCCTGGCCCTGGTGCCCAGCGTCATCCTCACCGCGATGTGGGGTGTGACGACGACGCAGATGTTCACGGAGGGGCTGCGGCTGCGCGGGCAGACCGAGTTGAGCCGGTCGACCGGCGCCATGGGCACCGAGGCGACCCTCGCCCTGCAGACGGAGCGCCGGTTGTCGGCGGCGTGGCTGGCCGCACCGAACGGCTCCCGGGACGCCCTGGACGCGCAGCGGCTCAAGACGGACGAGGCGGTCGCCAAACTGGTGGGCCAGAACGACGAGATCGAGCGCGCCCCCGCCCGTATCTCGGACCGCCTGACCTCCGTCGTCGGGTCGTTGAGCAGCCTCGAGTACTACCGCGGGCAGGTCGACGAGCCCACCGACATCACCGCACAGCAGGCGCTGGACCAGTACAGCGCGATCATCGACGAGCAGATCCACGCCTTCCAGGCGCTGTCCCAGGTCGACGACGGCGACCTCACCGCCCAGGCGGGCCCGCTCGTCGCGGTGGAGCACGCGGCGGAGCTGGCCTCGCAGGAGGATGCCCGGCTCACCCTGGCCTGGCCGTCCGGGTACCTGGACGAGGAGACCTGGTCCCGGTTCGCGGAGTCGGTCAACACGCGCCGCTGGCTGGTCGAGGACCAGATCGTCCCCCAGATGAGCGGCGACACGAAGACGCAGACCGAGCGGATCCTGCAGAGCCGGGAGTGGCAGACGCTGGAGTCCCTCGAGGACCGGGTGCTGGCGGCCCGGGCGGACAGCGCGGGTGCCCGCAGGATCCCCCTGCCCGATGTGCGCGAACAGTGGGAGACCGCGTTCGCGAAACTCGCCGACGAGTACGGGCTGCTGATCAAGCGGCAGACGGCCGGACTGCTCGACCGGAGCGCCGACACGTCCGACAACCTGCTGATCACGGCCGGTTCACTCAGCGCCGGCGGACTGCTCGCCCTGCTGGTGTGCGTGTGGATGTCCTGGCGGATCACCCGCTCCCTGTCCCGGCGGCTGCGCGGTCTGCGCGTGGCCACGCTCGGCCTGGCCCAGGAGCGGCTGCCCGATGTGGTCGCCCGGCTGAACCGGGGCGAGAAGATCGACGTGGAGCAGGCGACCCCGCCGCTGGACTACGGCCACGACGAACTCGGCCAGGTGGCCACGGCGTTCAACACCGCGCAGCGCACGGCCGTGCACACCGCGGTCGAACTCGCCGACACCCGGCGCGGCTTCCAGAAGGTGATCCTGGGCATCGCCCGGCAGAGCCAGAACCTGGTCAATCTGCAGCTGACCAAGCTCGACGCGCTGGAGCGCGCGCACCAGGACCCCGAGATCCTGAAGGGCCTGTACGAACTGGACTCCACGGCCAGCCAGTTGCGCCGCTACGAGGAGAACCTCGTCATCATCAGCGGCGAGCGGCCCGGCCGCACCTGGACGCAGCCGGTCGCGCTGACCGACATCCTGCGCGGTGCGGTCGGCGAGGTCGCCGAGTACCAGCGGGTGGAGGTGCACACCGAGGAGGAGGTGGCGCTCGCGCCGCCCGCGGTGGCGGACGTGATCCATCTGCTGGCCGAGCTGATCGACAACGCGACCGTGTACTCCCCCGCGCCCAGCCCGGTCGGGGTGCGGGCCGCGCTGGTCGCCAAGGGCCTGGCCGTGGAGGTCGAGGACCGGGGCCTGGGGATGTCCGAGGAGGACTACGCCTCCCTCAACGCCCAGTTGGCCGAGCCCCCGCAGTTCGACGTGGTGGCACTCGCCGACGACCTCCGGCTCGGCATGTTCGTGATCTCCCGCCTCGCACACCGGCACGGCATCACCGTCACCCTGCGCTCCTCGCCGTACGGCGGGACCACGGCGATCGTGCTCATCCCGCACGAGGTGGTGGTGCGTGAGGTGCCGGGTTCGGATACGGATGCGGATGCGGATGCGGTTACGGAAGCGGACGCCGACACCGACACGGATGCAGGCACGGATACGGTCACGTCCGCGGACTCGGTGACGGCCGCGGACGACATCGAGCACGCCGAGGCCCCCGAGCCCGAGGAGCCCGTACGGGAGCCCCGTCCCGTCGTCGCGGCCCGCACCGCCTCGGCCCGTACCGCCTCCGCCTCCGCCTCCGCCCCTACCGTCTCCGCCCCGGCCGCGGACCGTCGGCCCGGCACCGGCGCCCCCAAGGACGGCCTCACCCCGCTGCCCCGCCGGGTGCCGCAGACCAGCCTCGCCGCCGAGCTGCGCGAGGAGGCTCCGGCCGCCGAAGAGAACGGTCACGCGGACGACTTCACCGCGGAGCGGGCCGCCGCCTCGCTCGCCGGCTTCCAGCGCGGCACGCTCCGGGCGCGTGACGACGGCGCCGACGAGGAGCCGACCGCGGCCGACACTCCCCAGTCTTCGACTCCGCTCGCCGAGACTCCGCCCGCCGACCGCTCATGA
- a CDS encoding roadblock/LC7 domain-containing protein, producing the protein MTRPTPATHTQLDQLLTGLVERVAEVNHAVVLSEDGLVVSKSTGFLRDDAERLAATASGLMSLSKGVSMDFRGGPVRQALIEMAHSYLILTSAGPGAHLVVLTSQGADVGVVAYQMNMLVKKIGEHLSAAPRANVGPGA; encoded by the coding sequence ATGACACGCCCCACCCCCGCCACGCACACCCAGCTCGACCAGCTGCTCACCGGACTCGTGGAGCGGGTCGCCGAGGTGAACCACGCCGTCGTGCTCTCCGAGGACGGGCTGGTCGTCAGCAAGTCCACCGGGTTTCTGCGCGACGACGCCGAACGACTGGCGGCGACGGCGTCGGGCCTGATGAGCCTCAGCAAGGGCGTCAGCATGGACTTCCGCGGCGGCCCGGTGCGCCAGGCGCTGATCGAGATGGCGCACAGCTATCTGATCCTCACCTCCGCGGGCCCGGGCGCCCATCTCGTCGTCCTCACCAGCCAGGGCGCGGACGTCGGTGTGGTGGCGTACCAGATGAACATGCTGGTGAAGAAGATCGGCGAGCACCTGAGCGCGGCGCCGCGGGCCAATGTCGGTCCTGGCGCGTGA
- a CDS encoding DUF742 domain-containing protein → MSVLAREVAQDDSTGRLVRLFALTGGRTRPSRGDFTLITTVTAVDPPPARAPRPQPEQARILRRCGEPIAVAELAAHLDLPVSVVVIMLCDLLEAGLITAHPPHPVSPRSPDLDLLQKVRDGLGRL, encoded by the coding sequence ATGTCGGTCCTGGCGCGTGAGGTGGCCCAAGACGACTCGACGGGCCGTCTGGTACGACTCTTCGCGCTGACCGGCGGACGGACCCGGCCCAGCCGCGGCGACTTCACGCTGATCACGACGGTCACCGCGGTGGATCCGCCGCCGGCGCGCGCGCCCCGCCCGCAGCCGGAGCAGGCCCGGATCCTGCGCCGGTGCGGGGAGCCGATCGCCGTGGCGGAGCTGGCGGCCCATCTCGACCTTCCGGTGAGCGTCGTCGTCATCATGCTGTGCGATCTGCTGGAGGCGGGCCTGATCACCGCCCACCCGCCGCACCCCGTCTCCCCCCGCTCACCGGACCTGGACCTGCTGCAGAAAGTGAGGGACGGCCTTGGCCGGCTCTGA
- a CDS encoding GTP-binding protein, which translates to MAGSEPAAAATAPPDTVKILIAGGFGVGKTTMVGSVSEIVPLRTEEPLTVAGLGVDDLDGIEEKRATTVALDFGRITISRELVLYLFGTPGQQRFWFMWNDLAIGALGAVVLIDVRRPESSFAAIDFFERRGIPFVVGVNGFYGEHPYPPEDIRDALALPEHVRVLLCDARERESCRDVLIALIDQLIADAVEADGDGGLTRRDR; encoded by the coding sequence TTGGCCGGCTCTGAGCCCGCCGCCGCGGCGACAGCGCCACCCGACACGGTCAAGATCCTCATCGCCGGGGGCTTCGGCGTCGGCAAGACCACCATGGTCGGGTCCGTCAGCGAGATCGTCCCGCTGCGCACCGAGGAACCGCTGACCGTGGCGGGCCTGGGCGTCGACGACCTCGACGGCATCGAGGAGAAGCGGGCCACCACCGTGGCCCTGGACTTCGGCCGGATCACCATCAGCCGGGAGCTGGTGCTGTATCTGTTCGGTACGCCCGGCCAGCAGCGGTTCTGGTTCATGTGGAACGACCTCGCCATCGGCGCGCTGGGCGCGGTGGTCCTGATCGACGTCCGCCGTCCCGAGTCCAGCTTCGCCGCGATCGACTTCTTCGAGCGCCGCGGCATCCCCTTCGTCGTGGGAGTGAACGGCTTCTACGGCGAACACCCCTACCCGCCCGAGGACATCCGGGACGCCCTGGCCCTGCCGGAGCACGTCCGCGTGCTGCTGTGCGACGCGCGGGAGCGGGAGTCGTGCCGGGACGTACTGATCGCGCTGATCGACCAGTTGATCGCCGACGCGGTCGAGGCCGACGGGGACGGCGGTCTCACTCGTCGGGACCGGTGA
- a CDS encoding M81 family metallopeptidase, producing the protein MTDHRPPTSRPVIAVAGLGIESSTFSPARTEAPAFHPQRGADVLTRYPFLAPGEPLRSAADWRGALVGKALPGGTVTAAAFAELSGELIDRLRQLGPVDGLWYDIHGAMTVEGLDDAEDVLLARIRDVIGSDVLVSTSMDLHGNVSRELVHRSDLITCYRMAPHEDAMETKERAARNLVDLLRSGAPRPVKAWIPVPVLLAGEQTSTRIEPAKSVYAAVAEVEATEGVTDAAIWVGYAWADEPRNRAAVVVTGPSEPAVTAGAQRLARGFWAARREFAFVAPTGTLDECLDEALASAVRPYFISDTGDNPTAGGAGDVTWGLERVLARPEFKDPGGPTVLYASLPGPAAVDTAVEAGVGATVTVTAGAEVDDRHAGPLTLTGVVHAIRHGDRDAEVEVVLRVGSVHVILTRLRKPYHHEHDFTDLDLNPRAADVVIVKIGYLEPELFAMSADWKMALTPGGVDQDLPRLVHHRVRRPLFPFDADMPDPDLTARIVAASDQPLTGPDE; encoded by the coding sequence ATGACCGACCACCGTCCCCCCACCTCGCGTCCCGTCATCGCCGTCGCCGGACTCGGTATCGAGTCCTCGACCTTCTCACCCGCCCGCACCGAGGCCCCCGCCTTCCACCCGCAGCGCGGCGCCGACGTCCTGACGCGCTACCCGTTCCTGGCGCCGGGGGAGCCCTTGCGCTCCGCCGCCGACTGGCGTGGCGCCCTGGTCGGCAAGGCGCTGCCGGGCGGCACGGTGACGGCTGCCGCGTTCGCGGAGCTGTCCGGTGAACTCATCGACCGGCTACGGCAGTTGGGGCCGGTGGACGGACTCTGGTACGACATCCACGGCGCGATGACGGTCGAGGGACTGGACGACGCCGAGGACGTGCTCCTGGCGCGCATCCGTGACGTCATCGGTTCCGACGTCCTCGTCTCGACCTCCATGGACCTGCACGGCAACGTCTCCCGCGAGCTGGTCCACCGCTCCGACCTGATCACCTGCTACCGCATGGCCCCGCACGAGGACGCCATGGAGACGAAGGAGCGCGCCGCCCGCAACCTCGTCGACCTGCTGCGCAGCGGTGCGCCCCGCCCGGTCAAGGCGTGGATCCCGGTGCCGGTGCTGCTCGCCGGAGAGCAGACCTCGACCCGTATCGAACCCGCGAAGAGCGTGTACGCGGCGGTGGCGGAGGTCGAGGCGACCGAGGGCGTGACGGACGCGGCGATCTGGGTCGGCTACGCGTGGGCGGACGAGCCGCGCAACCGGGCCGCGGTCGTCGTCACCGGACCGTCCGAGCCCGCGGTGACCGCGGGCGCTCAGCGGCTGGCCCGCGGATTCTGGGCGGCGCGACGGGAGTTCGCGTTCGTCGCGCCGACCGGCACGCTCGACGAGTGCCTCGACGAGGCGCTGGCGTCGGCCGTACGCCCGTACTTCATCAGCGACACCGGCGACAATCCGACGGCGGGCGGCGCCGGCGATGTCACCTGGGGGCTCGAACGGGTCCTGGCCCGCCCGGAGTTCAAGGACCCGGGCGGCCCGACGGTCCTCTACGCCTCGCTGCCGGGCCCGGCGGCGGTGGACACGGCGGTCGAGGCGGGCGTCGGCGCCACGGTCACCGTGACCGCGGGCGCCGAGGTCGACGACCGCCACGCAGGCCCGCTCACCCTCACCGGCGTGGTCCATGCGATCCGGCACGGTGACCGGGACGCGGAGGTGGAGGTCGTCCTGCGTGTGGGCAGCGTGCACGTGATCCTCACCCGGCTGCGCAAGCCGTACCACCATGAACACGACTTCACCGACCTGGACCTGAACCCCCGGGCCGCGGACGTGGTCATCGTCAAGATCGGCTATCTGGAACCGGAACTGTTCGCGATGTCGGCGGACTGGAAGATGGCCCTCACACCGGGCGGCGTCGACCAGGACCTCCCGCGACTCGTTCACCACCGCGTACGCCGCCCGCTGTTCCCCTTCGACGCGGACATGCCCGACCCTGACCTCACAGCCCGGATCGTCGCCGCCTCCGACCAGCCGCTCACCGGTCCCGACGAGTGA